The Miscanthus floridulus cultivar M001 chromosome 7, ASM1932011v1, whole genome shotgun sequence genome includes a region encoding these proteins:
- the LOC136465366 gene encoding uncharacterized protein: MIDAVCAYGSGYKGPNFNQLRGSLLAKLVVETRNFVDGFRNTWRETGCTIMADGWTDRKRRTLINFLVYCPKVDSDERPAMGYLFAGFHAARDEIEKRFQRKKEFVKPFLEYMDARWDKHFDKNLHAAGFWFNPNNQYNPQLREKYKFATSGVLDVIERYAGKDVALRNILTKEMKTFRNAEGDFGRASAINDRSGMLADEWWETYGCSAPNLQKLALRVLSQTCSASGCERSWSYFEHVHSKKRNRLEHQRLNDIVYVHCNLRLRQRSKIRTRNYDPISLEQIGMGNEAWILEDSPPRLNSEELNAFRSELSALSIQCSDELVLDLNAIEADAMEDSDEIQDIQDQERPQRDEDLFDFDGMAFDVGGSSACYAAPRDEWDPVNFD, translated from the exons ATGATTGATGCTGTGTGTGCATATGGTTCTGGATATAAGGGGCCAAACTTTAATCAGCTGCGTGGTTCATTGCTTGCAAAATTAGTTGTGGAAACTAGGAACTTTGTTGATGGTTTCCGCAACACTTGGAGGGAAACTGGTTGCACTATTATGGCTGATGGGTGGACTGACAGAAAGAGAAGGACCCTCATCAACTTCTTGGTCTATTGTCCCAAAG TGGACAGTGATGAGAGACCTGCAATGGGATATCTATTTGCAGGATTCCATGCTGCAAGAGATGAAATTGAAAAGAGATTTCAGCGAAAGAAAGAGTTTGTAAAGCCTTTCTTGGAATACATGGATGCACGGTGGGATAAGCACTTTGATAAGAATCTTCATGCTGCTGGCTTTTGGTTCAATCCTAATAATCAGTACAATCCTCAACTACGAGAGAAGTACAAGTTCGCTACTTCTGGAGTTCTTGATGTCATAGAGAGATATGCTGGCAAAGATGTTGCCCTTAGAAATATTTTGACAAAAGAAATGAAGACTTTTAGGAATGCAGAAGGTGATTTTGGGCGTGCAAGTGCTATAAATGATCGCTCGGGCATGCTTGCTG ATGAGTGGTGGGAAACTTATGGCTGCAGCGCACCAAACTTGCAGAAGCTTGCCTTGCGTGTGTTGAGCCAAACTTGTAGTGCTTCTGGATGTGAGAGGAGCTGGAGCTACTTTGAACATGTGCACTCCAAGAAAAGAAATAGATTAGAGCATCAAAGGTTAAATGATATTGTGTATGTTCATTGTAACCTGAGGCTGCGTCAAAG GTCCAAGATCAGGACTAGAAATTATGACCCAATAAGTTTGGAACAAATTGGAATGGGAAATGAAGCTTGGATCTTAGAAGACAGTCCACCTCGCCTTAACTCGGAAGAGTTGAACGCCTTTCGCAGTGAACTATCCGCACTAAGTATACAATGCAGTGATG AATTGGTGCTGGACTTGAATGCTATTGAGGCTGATGCCATGGAAGACAGTGACGAGATTCAGGACATTCAGGACCAGGAAAGGCCCCAAAGGGATGAAGATCTATTTGATTTTGATGGTATGGCATTTGATGTTGGTGGATCAAGTGCTTGTTATGCTGCACCACGAGATGAATGGGATCCTGTGAATTTTGATTGA